One window of the Flavobacteriaceae bacterium YJPT1-3 genome contains the following:
- a CDS encoding T9SS type B sorting domain-containing protein, translating into MKQVMRTLWIMLCLMGIGSQAVAQQVVGEVPFSQRMEQTIKGDLTILANGILGLSSNPNGNYNGTANNNGNNMVYIDIDSDPTTFSSSSSTFDGIDSCARITYAGLYWAATYPIVSAEIPDNDLDSYPAVDPRPDFREIKFGMPGQPYVDITPTSGSYATQVIFNGYPNTPSNPIDQAVKDVPYIAYADVTELVQSLPDPSGEYTVANIRAFNGRRRNGTCGGWTLVLVYETPLDTRKYIASFDGFSQITGSTTRDYQVSGFQTIPNGPVRARFGVGTLEGDVSIRNDELQMKADLIPAVFTRLSNAANPVNNFFNSSVTRDGANVTTRTPRSVNNLGYDTDLFLINNPLNSVIPNGETGATFRALTNGDSYSTFVNTFAIEIIEPDLFVTKRVYDLANNDITGAGVNLGQEVFYELTIQNIGNDNAVNAYIIDDLPINVDFIPGTVTAPPGVTVTFDQVAHQLRFDLDPSIVEVNDAEFKIRFKVKVLEDCNGLRDACSNLIENTATSYYQGEINTDSVNQEPSYYALDGCNFGVTGSTNFLLGLEDCDFIRDEVLCGASLDLTAGDGYTSYTWTDQNGNVVGTTQTITVTQPGTYRCDKVAPAPCVDDVETVNVTLFSAVTSPILPFGDRTVTCPIDGTQMPEIYLCGANDNRLIQTGIQDAESMVWERLDPTSCAATPQQECPNTDGACTWNQVATGPNYDVTLAGEYRVTINYPNGCFRTFFFNVYQNTLDPNLALIEPIQCGNDGIIEVQNVPATGYEFSLSPSGPWQTDPRFTVTTAGNYIAYIRQIDPLGTACVFTADVDVPEVGITINTIVTDVACQGDQGSITVQVTDAIPAYRYTISDGGSFTQTYNTNQSTHTFNGLNPGTYTIDVTAGDGACAISTTETVTLLSDLALTANVQQDITCDSGLIQVSATGGIAPYNFAIYSYNGTDVDPTAYVWQTDETFVIPAGQDGTYSFIVADQNNCTAVSNPVTIEEIQPLPYEVNATGVECNGDDSGSIIFTVLAPQGGYMVRYSIDGGITFQSSRIFNNLVAGTYDTVFRTLRDGVTCDYTQQIIIDEPDPLTADLTLVQDYTCLQRATIQATNVSGGTPPYEYSFNGNTYFPGDTFSGLTDGVYTLFIRDANRCVVETAPLTIDPLNPPTDITFSATAISCPALTSDVTLSVTDGDPAFNYEIIAPAAAVTNNGSNATFSGLPIGSYTFRVTDSRGCTYDENYTINDITYIQADPQSVTNVTCVGDTDGAVTFAISGFTTYDYTITGPASFTSSGAGQSTNTVTETGLAAGTYQITVTDNTTNCTDTASLTVEEPAAPFAIDDIEINPITCASPGFDPGSVTISVSGGWGGYSYILTYPDASTAGPQNNGTFNNLTLDGTYTIEVTDANGCVISQNFVMDPATPPVLALAVNDFCYDAATGLEITASITSGGTAPFQYRIQQGAGPFSAYQTNNVFSGLAAGTYTVEVIDSRNCTATQTITVAPTLTAAAALTKDFDCSASPDAVIDVTVSGGYPIYTYEVSDDGGVTYTTYTPPFTTTTPGDYEFRVTDSQGCVATTQAITVSPAVPPVATHTTTDPSCNGGSDGQVIITVDPNVGQAPYTIDFNGGSPSSQTTYTGLSAGITYNYIVRDAKACETPYSFTLSEPTAITADVFFDPITCGMSGDELGTIRVENVAGGSGTYTYYLLDGGGNLDTTTSSTNPEGPTALDNTTFDDLTFGDYTVRIVDSNGCEYVESNRINTTVDIVDPVVDVTTDCIDQVTLNVNINGGVGPFLISILNYAPHSTSVPPNMLPTSSGTPQERNHQYSGLPFGVEFWIQVVDTDTGCSSVEVIPAQNPPNGPEVTIVDTIDSCFGADTGEMTFEVNGHTGTTIDWDIVDIATGLTIASFTESVTPMVTFTRTVTSLPNGNYYIEVTDGGATPCISGAQFRIAENSEIFLTEVSNVNANCNIGAQVSVRATGGTGPYTYSFVPDGAPAGTFTSSNFAELDPAISLDWDVYVQDAIGCPQGPLDISIEVDPLPVLTVPAFADDQCASDGTSYTFTVTGSSPSTPPITPLSYSLDGVSFVGSGNSHTFTVSAPGVYTVSLRDGNGCIVTDDIEIFPPLDVFAFAEAQPSCTTGGTIEVSGSGGSGTSANYDFVLLDSSLTPVSGFPLTGNQFVNVPDGDYVVRITDTTVGSPNCTADFPITLEQPVLPVLLAPTVTDVSCNGAMDGSIRANLDATTATQPPYTYELFDNMTNISIAGPQASPLFTGLSGGEYRIEVISGRDCQAVQAPITVNEASPLAFTVSATEFACAANNSVNTVTITATITNDTSGNPSGTAPYLYSLDGTNFQTTNTFDIVDTGVTQNFTVYVRDAAGCQETQTITVDPLPVLTATVVNQVTPISCVTDEVVTVEVTGGSGNYTYTLLPSGPTQGPTTSTLATFTLTEPGTYVFQVTDVDTGCYINTAPYTIAPFDTMEVAATRIRGNACYGDANGELSVDVSGYTGAYTYEVFDDLGTSVQIGVGDTSANPLIISNLATNVYTVAIMQTNQPFCAEVTNVVRIEGPPAPLALTAAVTDDLTCDPGMDGTITATASGGWGQYTYSLNGGPFVSSPVFTGLGAGTYTIQVRDRATDFCLESQIVTIDAPLPIAASATGTDVVCYNDTNGTVTATASGGQGPGTYTYVLNYPSGNTSAVQTTPVFTDLPPGTYTVTVNDDLNCGITTNPVIINNPPEVGVTVAITQETTCLNDTEITVNGSNGTPPYLYSMDGVNFSANNTFSGLGAGDYTFYVQDAIGCTSSASNTITVEEIMPLEVQLNLDAAQISCFGMTNGAVDAQATGGLGDYMYTLVSPTNTVISGPQTSGYFNNIPPGTYRIAVDSQDCEVTSQPFTIVEPPLLEVEIDVQHVTCFGEQDGVITITAGGGSPDILYSIDQLQYTTDNVLEDLAGGTYTVFVQDRRGCSQEFEVEVEEAPALEANGSILSTEVCQGEDTNSIEVVITGGRQPYEVSTDNVNFTPIAGDTYVIDNLQGGQAYAVFVRDAFGCDAVVAPMTFDAPIVLAAEAAPEYFCDRDASIMVTGVDPQFADDVLYAMDGGPGQLSNEFTNVAPGMHSIEVQHTLSGCTYTIPPVEVMDVEAVSITAVQEIGLNEYQISVSGGFPPYNYYVNGQQISDNGIFMIDADGTYDIRVTDSLDCEALFSIGLTFIDVEIPNYFTPNDDGSNDRWRPTNLEYFPNAKVLIFDRYSRLIIEFDGSYTGWDGNYQNMPLPTGDYWYVLETNDPDNRVFKGHFTLYR; encoded by the coding sequence GCTGTGCCTTATGGGCATTGGCAGCCAGGCGGTAGCGCAGCAAGTGGTAGGAGAAGTTCCTTTTTCACAACGCATGGAACAAACCATCAAGGGAGATTTAACCATCCTGGCGAACGGAATACTTGGACTTTCTTCCAATCCTAATGGAAACTATAATGGTACTGCCAACAATAACGGTAACAACATGGTCTATATCGATATTGATAGCGACCCAACCACCTTTAGTTCCAGTTCTTCTACCTTCGACGGTATAGATTCTTGTGCGCGTATCACCTACGCCGGACTCTATTGGGCAGCGACCTATCCCATTGTTAGTGCCGAAATACCGGATAATGATTTGGACAGCTACCCTGCGGTTGATCCCAGACCTGATTTTAGAGAGATCAAGTTCGGTATGCCGGGTCAACCTTACGTTGATATTACGCCTACCAGTGGCTCCTATGCTACCCAGGTCATTTTCAACGGATACCCAAACACCCCTTCCAACCCTATTGATCAGGCGGTAAAGGATGTGCCTTATATCGCTTACGCGGATGTGACCGAATTGGTACAGTCACTTCCAGACCCCAGTGGAGAGTATACGGTGGCTAATATTCGTGCGTTTAACGGAAGAAGAAGAAATGGTACTTGTGGGGGTTGGACGTTGGTACTTGTTTATGAAACTCCCCTGGATACCCGGAAATATATTGCTTCTTTTGATGGATTTTCTCAGATCACCGGTTCAACCACCCGCGACTACCAGGTGAGCGGATTCCAAACCATTCCCAATGGGCCGGTACGCGCCCGCTTTGGAGTAGGAACTTTAGAAGGGGATGTGAGTATTCGCAATGACGAATTACAAATGAAGGCCGATCTTATTCCTGCGGTCTTTACGCGTTTGAGTAATGCCGCTAATCCGGTCAACAACTTTTTTAACAGTTCCGTTACTAGAGATGGAGCTAATGTGACTACACGTACGCCTCGAAGTGTCAATAATTTGGGGTATGACACCGACTTATTTTTGATCAACAACCCCTTGAACTCGGTCATTCCGAATGGCGAGACCGGAGCTACCTTCCGAGCGCTCACCAATGGGGATAGCTACAGTACCTTTGTCAACACTTTTGCTATTGAAATCATCGAGCCCGACCTTTTTGTAACCAAACGGGTGTACGACCTGGCCAATAACGACATTACCGGTGCCGGAGTGAACCTAGGGCAAGAAGTGTTCTACGAACTTACCATTCAGAATATTGGAAATGACAATGCGGTTAACGCCTATATTATTGATGATTTACCCATAAATGTTGATTTCATCCCGGGCACGGTAACTGCTCCACCAGGAGTGACGGTCACCTTTGATCAAGTAGCCCATCAACTTCGTTTTGACTTAGATCCTTCGATCGTTGAGGTGAATGACGCAGAATTTAAAATTCGTTTTAAGGTTAAAGTTCTAGAAGACTGTAATGGCTTGAGAGACGCGTGTTCTAATCTGATTGAAAATACGGCGACCTCCTATTACCAGGGAGAAATCAATACCGATTCTGTAAATCAAGAACCTAGTTATTACGCCCTTGATGGCTGTAATTTTGGGGTGACGGGAAGTACAAACTTTTTATTGGGGCTCGAAGATTGTGATTTCATAAGGGATGAGGTGCTTTGTGGCGCTAGTCTGGACTTAACCGCAGGAGACGGTTATACGTCTTACACCTGGACGGATCAGAATGGAAATGTGGTTGGAACCACCCAGACCATAACGGTCACACAACCGGGTACCTATCGTTGTGATAAGGTTGCTCCTGCACCCTGCGTGGATGATGTGGAGACCGTCAATGTTACCTTATTCAGTGCGGTAACCAGTCCGATCTTACCCTTTGGCGACCGTACCGTGACCTGTCCGATCGATGGAACCCAAATGCCGGAAATATACTTGTGTGGAGCCAACGATAACCGATTGATTCAAACCGGTATCCAAGATGCAGAATCTATGGTGTGGGAGCGCTTAGATCCCACCAGTTGTGCCGCGACGCCTCAACAAGAATGTCCAAATACAGACGGGGCCTGTACCTGGAACCAGGTGGCTACCGGTCCAAACTACGATGTAACCCTGGCTGGAGAATATCGAGTGACCATCAACTATCCAAATGGATGTTTTAGAACCTTTTTCTTTAATGTTTATCAAAACACCCTGGATCCGAATTTAGCCTTGATCGAGCCCATTCAGTGTGGAAACGATGGAATCATTGAAGTGCAAAACGTTCCTGCTACAGGATATGAATTCAGCTTGAGTCCGTCAGGACCCTGGCAGACCGATCCCCGATTTACAGTAACTACTGCTGGAAATTATATTGCCTATATCCGTCAAATTGATCCCTTAGGAACGGCTTGTGTTTTTACGGCTGATGTGGATGTTCCCGAGGTTGGAATCACTATTAACACGATCGTTACTGATGTCGCCTGTCAGGGCGATCAGGGAAGCATTACCGTTCAGGTAACCGACGCGATACCAGCCTACCGCTATACTATTTCTGACGGAGGATCCTTTACCCAGACCTACAATACCAATCAGTCTACGCATACATTCAACGGACTTAATCCGGGAACGTATACCATAGACGTAACGGCCGGAGATGGAGCCTGCGCCATCTCGACCACAGAAACGGTGACCTTACTATCTGACCTGGCGCTTACCGCCAACGTACAGCAGGACATTACGTGTGATTCCGGACTCATTCAGGTGTCGGCTACCGGGGGCATAGCACCCTATAATTTCGCCATCTACAGTTATAACGGGACTGACGTAGATCCGACTGCCTATGTATGGCAAACCGATGAAACCTTTGTAATTCCAGCGGGTCAGGACGGAACATATTCCTTTATTGTAGCCGATCAAAATAATTGTACGGCGGTGTCTAATCCAGTCACTATTGAGGAAATACAACCCTTGCCGTACGAAGTGAATGCCACGGGCGTAGAATGTAATGGGGACGATTCCGGTTCCATCATATTTACCGTACTGGCCCCTCAGGGAGGTTATATGGTAAGGTATAGTATTGACGGAGGAATTACTTTCCAATCCTCCAGAATCTTCAACAATTTGGTTGCCGGCACTTATGATACCGTTTTCAGAACCCTAAGAGATGGTGTGACCTGTGATTACACCCAGCAAATTATCATTGATGAGCCGGATCCCTTAACCGCAGATTTGACCCTTGTTCAGGATTATACCTGTTTACAACGAGCAACCATTCAAGCGACTAATGTTAGCGGGGGAACACCACCCTATGAGTACAGTTTCAATGGCAATACCTATTTCCCTGGAGACACTTTTAGTGGCTTGACCGATGGGGTATATACGCTTTTCATCCGCGATGCCAATCGATGCGTGGTAGAAACGGCACCCTTGACAATCGATCCATTAAACCCTCCTACTGATATCACTTTCTCGGCAACAGCTATTAGCTGTCCGGCTTTAACAAGCGACGTGACCTTGAGTGTGACTGATGGAGACCCGGCATTTAATTACGAAATTATTGCTCCAGCTGCTGCTGTTACCAATAATGGCTCTAACGCGACTTTTAGCGGCCTACCTATTGGTAGCTATACCTTTAGAGTGACAGACAGTAGGGGATGTACCTACGACGAGAATTATACGATTAACGACATCACCTATATTCAAGCAGATCCACAATCGGTGACCAATGTGACCTGTGTAGGCGATACCGATGGAGCGGTAACTTTCGCGATAAGCGGCTTTACTACTTACGACTATACGATTACAGGACCGGCTTCTTTTACTTCCAGTGGAGCAGGCCAAAGCACTAACACCGTCACCGAGACCGGTTTGGCTGCCGGAACCTATCAAATTACGGTAACGGACAATACGACCAATTGTACGGATACCGCTTCTTTGACCGTTGAGGAACCAGCGGCACCCTTTGCGATTGATGATATTGAAATAAATCCTATCACTTGTGCATCTCCCGGTTTTGATCCTGGTTCTGTGACCATTTCTGTATCAGGAGGTTGGGGAGGTTACTCGTATATCTTGACCTACCCAGACGCTTCAACGGCTGGACCACAAAACAACGGGACTTTCAACAATCTAACTCTAGATGGCACCTACACCATTGAGGTAACAGATGCCAATGGATGTGTAATTAGCCAGAACTTTGTGATGGATCCGGCTACGCCTCCTGTGTTAGCCTTGGCTGTCAACGACTTCTGTTATGATGCAGCTACTGGTCTGGAAATAACAGCCTCAATCACTTCTGGTGGTACGGCTCCTTTCCAATACCGTATCCAACAAGGGGCCGGACCTTTCAGTGCCTATCAAACCAATAACGTATTCTCCGGTTTGGCTGCTGGAACCTATACCGTTGAGGTCATTGATAGCCGAAATTGTACGGCTACACAAACGATTACCGTAGCGCCTACCTTGACGGCCGCCGCTGCGCTCACTAAAGATTTTGACTGTAGCGCCAGCCCGGATGCGGTAATTGATGTTACGGTATCGGGAGGTTATCCGATCTATACCTACGAAGTGTCTGATGATGGAGGAGTAACCTATACTACATACACCCCTCCATTTACCACGACGACCCCGGGAGATTATGAGTTTCGAGTTACGGATAGCCAAGGATGTGTCGCAACGACTCAAGCCATAACGGTAAGCCCTGCAGTACCTCCTGTGGCTACCCATACCACAACAGATCCTTCCTGTAACGGAGGCAGTGATGGTCAGGTAATCATCACTGTAGATCCTAATGTGGGACAGGCACCCTACACCATTGATTTTAACGGCGGTAGCCCATCTTCGCAGACTACCTACACCGGTTTAAGCGCAGGAATCACCTACAATTATATTGTACGAGATGCTAAAGCATGTGAAACACCTTATTCCTTCACGCTATCAGAACCTACAGCAATAACGGCCGATGTCTTTTTCGATCCGATTACCTGTGGAATGAGCGGTGATGAACTGGGTACTATTCGTGTTGAAAATGTCGCTGGAGGTTCGGGTACTTATACCTATTATTTATTAGATGGTGGTGGTAATTTAGATACAACTACTTCAAGCACGAATCCCGAAGGGCCTACTGCTTTGGATAACACTACTTTCGACGACCTTACTTTTGGAGATTACACTGTGCGAATTGTAGATTCTAACGGTTGCGAATATGTAGAATCGAATAGGATTAATACTACCGTAGACATTGTCGACCCTGTAGTAGATGTTACAACTGACTGTATTGATCAAGTCACTCTTAATGTCAACATCAATGGTGGTGTTGGTCCATTTTTGATTAGTATTTTGAACTATGCACCTCACTCAACGTCTGTTCCGCCGAATATGCTGCCAACCAGCAGCGGTACGCCTCAAGAACGCAATCATCAATACAGCGGACTTCCTTTTGGTGTTGAGTTTTGGATTCAGGTGGTCGATACAGATACAGGTTGTTCTTCAGTCGAAGTTATCCCGGCTCAAAATCCTCCTAATGGACCAGAAGTCACTATAGTTGATACTATAGATAGCTGCTTTGGAGCAGATACGGGAGAAATGACTTTTGAAGTTAATGGACATACAGGAACAACCATTGACTGGGATATCGTTGATATCGCAACTGGTTTAACAATAGCTTCCTTTACGGAGTCTGTCACACCAATGGTAACTTTCACACGAACAGTTACAAGTCTTCCTAATGGAAACTATTACATTGAAGTAACTGACGGAGGGGCAACTCCCTGTATATCTGGAGCCCAATTTAGAATTGCCGAAAACTCAGAAATTTTCTTAACGGAGGTGAGTAATGTGAACGCTAATTGTAACATTGGAGCTCAGGTTTCTGTTCGAGCCACAGGAGGAACGGGGCCTTATACCTATTCTTTTGTCCCTGATGGAGCTCCGGCCGGAACCTTTACTTCCAGTAATTTTGCAGAATTAGATCCAGCCATTTCTTTAGATTGGGATGTTTATGTGCAAGACGCAATCGGTTGTCCTCAAGGGCCATTGGATATCTCCATTGAAGTTGATCCATTACCTGTATTGACGGTACCTGCCTTTGCTGATGATCAGTGTGCGTCTGATGGTACGTCTTACACCTTTACGGTGACCGGATCAAGTCCGAGTACCCCTCCCATTACTCCATTATCCTACAGTCTGGATGGTGTTAGTTTTGTAGGCAGCGGCAACTCCCACACCTTTACGGTAAGTGCACCAGGAGTTTACACCGTGAGTCTACGGGATGGAAACGGTTGTATAGTTACTGATGACATAGAGATCTTCCCCCCTCTTGATGTATTCGCTTTCGCGGAAGCACAGCCAAGCTGTACCACAGGAGGAACCATTGAAGTATCAGGATCCGGAGGTTCTGGAACTAGCGCCAATTACGACTTTGTGTTACTGGATTCTAGTTTGACCCCAGTCTCTGGATTTCCATTGACCGGAAATCAGTTTGTGAATGTGCCTGATGGAGATTATGTGGTACGAATCACAGATACCACTGTAGGAAGTCCTAATTGTACGGCTGATTTCCCGATCACTCTAGAGCAACCCGTTCTTCCGGTGCTATTGGCGCCTACGGTGACTGATGTCTCTTGTAACGGAGCGATGGATGGAAGCATCCGGGCCAATTTAGATGCCACAACAGCTACTCAGCCTCCGTATACTTATGAATTGTTCGATAACATGACTAATATCTCGATCGCAGGACCACAAGCAAGTCCTTTATTTACCGGACTTTCCGGAGGGGAGTATCGTATTGAAGTCATCTCAGGACGCGACTGTCAAGCGGTTCAGGCGCCTATCACCGTTAACGAAGCCTCTCCTTTAGCCTTTACGGTAAGCGCTACGGAGTTTGCTTGTGCGGCTAACAATTCGGTGAACACGGTGACCATCACGGCGACCATTACCAATGATACCAGTGGTAATCCTTCTGGAACGGCGCCTTACTTGTACAGTCTGGATGGAACGAATTTCCAAACCACAAACACTTTTGACATCGTAGATACCGGGGTGACTCAGAATTTCACCGTGTATGTGCGGGATGCTGCCGGATGTCAGGAGACACAGACCATCACTGTTGATCCATTACCGGTTCTCACAGCAACGGTAGTTAATCAAGTCACACCTATTTCTTGCGTTACGGATGAAGTAGTAACAGTAGAGGTGACCGGTGGTTCTGGAAACTATACCTATACTTTATTGCCCAGTGGACCTACTCAGGGACCAACAACGAGTACTTTGGCTACGTTTACACTTACGGAACCGGGTACCTACGTGTTCCAAGTGACGGATGTGGATACAGGCTGTTATATCAATACGGCGCCTTATACCATAGCACCCTTTGACACAATGGAGGTGGCCGCTACACGAATTAGAGGGAATGCCTGTTATGGCGATGCAAATGGCGAGCTCTCTGTTGATGTTAGCGGATACACAGGAGCGTACACCTATGAAGTATTTGATGATTTGGGAACAAGTGTACAGATAGGCGTTGGAGACACAAGTGCTAATCCATTAATAATAAGCAATTTAGCCACCAACGTGTATACTGTGGCGATCATGCAAACCAATCAGCCTTTCTGTGCAGAAGTCACTAATGTGGTCCGTATTGAAGGACCCCCTGCCCCCTTAGCATTAACAGCGGCAGTGACTGATGACTTGACGTGTGATCCGGGTATGGATGGTACCATTACAGCCACTGCCAGCGGTGGTTGGGGCCAATATACCTATAGCCTTAATGGAGGCCCATTTGTATCATCTCCAGTCTTTACAGGTCTTGGAGCAGGTACTTATACCATACAGGTAAGAGATCGCGCAACTGATTTTTGTTTAGAATCACAGATCGTGACCATTGATGCACCACTGCCCATCGCAGCTTCGGCCACCGGAACGGATGTGGTATGTTACAATGACACGAATGGAACGGTGACGGCGACGGCTTCCGGCGGACAAGGACCGGGCACGTATACCTATGTGCTGAACTATCCTTCGGGGAATACTTCAGCGGTACAGACAACGCCGGTATTTACCGATTTACCACCAGGCACCTACACGGTGACAGTGAATGATGACCTGAATTGTGGGATAACTACCAATCCAGTGATCATCAACAACCCACCAGAAGTCGGGGTCACGGTAGCGATTACGCAGGAAACGACCTGTTTGAATGATACCGAGATCACGGTAAACGGGAGTAACGGTACACCGCCTTACTTGTACAGTATGGATGGAGTCAACTTTAGCGCCAACAATACCTTTAGTGGACTGGGCGCTGGCGACTACACCTTCTATGTTCAAGATGCTATTGGATGTACTTCATCAGCGTCGAATACCATTACCGTAGAAGAAATTATGCCTTTGGAGGTACAGCTCAACCTGGATGCCGCTCAGATCAGCTGTTTTGGAATGACCAATGGAGCTGTTGATGCACAAGCAACGGGAGGACTGGGAGACTATATGTACACCTTGGTATCACCAACGAATACCGTCATTAGTGGTCCACAAACCTCAGGGTATTTCAACAATATCCCTCCAGGAACGTATCGAATAGCAGTCGACAGTCAGGATTGTGAAGTTACCTCTCAACCTTTTACCATCGTTGAGCCTCCTTTATTGGAAGTGGAAATCGATGTACAGCATGTGACTTGCTTTGGTGAACAGGATGGAGTGATTACCATCACTGCTGGCGGCGGATCTCCAGACATACTTTACTCTATCGATCAGCTGCAATACACTACCGATAATGTATTGGAAGACTTGGCCGGAGGTACCTACACGGTATTCGTGCAAGACCGACGTGGTTGTTCTCAGGAATTTGAGGTCGAAGTGGAGGAAGCTCCTGCTCTGGAGGCCAACGGAAGTATCCTAAGTACTGAAGTTTGTCAAGGAGAAGATACCAACAGTATCGAAGTAGTGATCACGGGAGGACGTCAACCTTATGAAGTGAGTACAGACAATGTGAACTTTACCCCAATTGCTGGTGATACCTATGTGATTGACAATCTGCAAGGTGGTCAGGCGTATGCGGTTTTCGTTCGGGATGCTTTTGGTTGTGATGCGGTTGTAGCCCCTATGACCTTTGATGCACCCATTGTTTTGGCAGCTGAAGCAGCGCCGGAATATTTCTGTGATAGAGATGCTTCGATTATGGTGACCGGTGTCGATCCACAGTTTGCAGACGATGTACTGTACGCTATGGATGGAGGTCCAGGACAATTGTCAAATGAGTTTACTAATGTAGCACCCGGTATGCATAGCATCGAGGTTCAACACACGCTCAGCGGTTGTACCTATACCATACCACCTGTAGAAGTAATGGATGTGGAAGCAGTGAGCATTACTGCGGTTCAGGAAATCGGATTGAATGAATACCAGATTTCTGTGAGCGGTGGATTCCCGCCCTATAACTACTACGTAAACGGTCAGCAGATCAGTGATAATGGAATTTTCATGATCGATGCCGATGGAACTTATGACATCAGAGTGACTGATAGTTTAGACTGTGAGGCCCTCTTCAGTATTGGATTGACATTCATTGATGTCGAGATCCCTAATTATTTCACGCCCAACGACGATGGAAGTAATGATCGATGGAGACCTACTAATTTGGAATATTTCCCGAATGCCAAGGTCTTGATCTTTGATCGCTACTCCCGACTAATTATTGAGTTTGATGGAAGTTACACCGGATGGGATGGTAACTACCAGAATATGCCACTACCAACGGGAGACTATTGGTATGTACTAGAAACCAATGATCCGGATAACCGAGTTTTCAAAGGGCACTTTACACTATATAGATGA
- a CDS encoding type IX secretion system membrane protein PorP/SprF → MMRRIIALFIVLAAVSVSRGQELNLPLSNQYLADNPYVISSAFAGIGDCWQVRLNGLTQWVGIKDSPNTQSLSIDGRIKDNSGVGLIIFNDQNGYTSQKGVQASFAHHLTIDEYNDHYLSFGISYKFTQFGVNTSEFDPTIFDAGLRGDLSLGNSNFEISTLWRYKGLFVSLNAVNLVAKDLDEFGANEPSDIRNYYAYAGYVFKPKYLKWEFEPSVFYQKFDGDTRATTDINFKARKMNREDYYWAGISLRSINDQGFKPNWLSPMFGLKKGLFYAAYSYQINVNEIQPYNAGSHMITIGFDFGCAPSTCSCTW, encoded by the coding sequence ATGATGAGAAGGATAATAGCGCTTTTTATAGTATTGGCCGCAGTCTCGGTTTCCCGAGGCCAGGAATTGAATTTGCCTCTGTCAAATCAGTATCTGGCGGATAACCCCTACGTAATCTCTAGTGCCTTTGCCGGAATTGGAGACTGTTGGCAGGTACGTTTGAATGGATTGACCCAATGGGTGGGGATCAAAGACTCACCCAACACTCAATCCCTTTCTATAGACGGAAGGATTAAGGACAATTCGGGCGTAGGATTGATCATTTTCAATGACCAGAACGGATACACCTCTCAAAAGGGAGTGCAGGCTTCTTTTGCGCATCACCTGACCATTGATGAGTACAATGATCATTATCTTTCTTTTGGAATCAGCTATAAATTCACGCAATTTGGCGTCAACACCTCCGAATTTGACCCTACCATCTTTGACGCCGGGCTTCGAGGCGACCTCAGCTTGGGGAACTCCAATTTCGAGATCAGTACCCTATGGCGTTATAAAGGGCTTTTTGTGAGTTTGAACGCGGTCAACCTGGTCGCTAAGGATCTGGATGAATTTGGAGCCAACGAACCTTCAGATATCCGTAATTACTACGCCTATGCCGGATATGTATTCAAGCCAAAATACCTGAAATGGGAGTTCGAACCTTCTGTCTTTTATCAAAAGTTTGACGGGGATACCCGGGCGACCACCGATATCAATTTTAAAGCGCGTAAGATGAATCGGGAAGATTATTATTGGGCAGGGATCAGCCTGCGCTCGATCAATGATCAGGGTTTTAAGCCCAATTGGCTTTCTCCCATGTTCGGCTTAAAGAAAGGATTGTTCTACGCCGCTTACAGCTATCAGATCAACGTCAACGAGATCCAACCCTACAATGCGGGGTCCCATATGATCACGATCGGATTTGACTTTGGTTGTGCGCCCAGTACCTGTTCGTGTACCTGGTAG